A window of Cyclopterus lumpus isolate fCycLum1 chromosome 10, fCycLum1.pri, whole genome shotgun sequence genomic DNA:
AGTCGGTCCAGCCGGGCGACTCGGTGACTCTCCAGTGTTCACTTGTCTCCAGGAACAAAGAAGACAGAGTCCAGTGTCCAGGTGAACACAGTGTGCACTGGTTCAGATCTGGATCAGGAGAATCTCATCCAGGCTTCATTCACACTCACAGTGATGCTCAAGAAGAAAGAAGTTGTGACTTCAGTCTGTCCAAAACTATGCACAACTCCTCTGATACTGGGACCTACTACTGTGCTGTGGCCACATGTGGAGAGATCCTGTTTGGTGAAGGAACCCAAGTGGACACAAGTACGTTTTACAGTTGTATTCaagtcatattcatgtgattgtAAATCAATATAAGATTGTTAGTGTTAGTTTAACTAAATGTTTATAGAAAATTAAAGCATTAGTTATCaactaaatgtaataataatttcataGAGCCAGTACATTATTACGTTATAACTGTAATTATGAATGAAAGTGTTCCCTCTAAAGATtctgcaacattttaaaaggaaatCCTTTATTCTTAATAATGACTTTATCCGCACAAGACCTATGAGACATTGTTCAAGTTACATTTATACATCGTTGTTCAGTATTTTGTGTGCCTCTTCAATTCAAATAAAAGAGCATTCTTGACTTTACACTTTATTGAACATAGACTTACCAATTGTGGCCGTCAATAGTTTTCTAAATGTCACTGTTTCCAACAACATAAGATCACTCCCAAGAGTCCACGATTACAAACTGCTTTCTTTGTGATTCAGGATCAGAACTGGACCCAGTTGTGCTTGTTCTTGGAGTCCTGTTGGCCTGCTGTCTGATTGTGATAGTCATCTTTATTTTCTACAGAAATCAAAGGAAAGTCTGCAAAAATTGCAAAGGTAGGTTCACCATATTTTACTTAACACTTTTTGAGTTTGTACCATAAATCtctaaatgaatgaaaatactTTGCAGTTAATACAGAACCTGTGGGTTTGAGTTTATATTCACTGGAATGATGTAAAATCCATCAAATAGGTCTTCTTTGGGTCAACATACTGTCCATTTTGGTTTCTATTCAACAAAATATGACAATTTTGCAAACTAGCAATGTTCTTCGTGACACACTCTTGTACAGCTTTTCCTCATTAACATACACTTGACGCTTTAATAATATACATGTTTTAACAtactgttatttgtttgtttactatattctattgtacattttcatatttttatgttaTGCACCATTCACCTAGCCAAATTCCTTCCTTGTCTCGCTGAGTTATGTCCGACCACAATATCCGGTTACAGCAGGCAAATATTTCCAATTGTTCAGTGTTTATCATTCCATCTTACGTATGGTAAATACATCTCTGTGAAGACGTGAAgccaaatgtgaaaatgtgatcCAAATCTTTAGTTTGATAATCTGTGTCTTCTGAAGAGACAATGACAACAATCACATCGGTATGCGTGCACACATTCTGAGGTCTCTGTTTCTATTGTAACAGGAGCAGAGAGTGCTTCCCATCATCCTGGACATGACGGGTCAACTGTGGACCGGTCAAATGCTCCGGTAAATATGTGGACGTGTGCTGTCTGCTTTGCACTGGCTAGAAATCTAGAGCAGTGTGTGATAATCTGCACTCTTGAATATGTGTCATCTACACACACAGTTTTTGCAGGATGCTGAAGCAAAGGGAGTTAACTACGCAGCACTGGATTTCTCCACGAGGAAAGtgaaaggagggaagaggaagaagagcgagTCGCCACAAGAGTATGAGTACTCTGCTGTGAGAGCGTATGACCACAACCAGCAGCACCCTTGTCCATAGAAAGGGCCCGGGCAGAGGCCCCAAAGTCTCCACAGAGTGCTTCTACCTTGGTGTGATCTTACAGAGCTTTATATTCCCAACTGGCATCCCATACTGACACGAGGAACATGTGTATCAGAATCTGTATACATCTTCTAAAGAGGTTTAGAGTTGTCTAACACCGAGGTCGGCATGTCTGTTgacttgtttgcttttgttgacATAAAActggatatttattttatctccTCATTTTGAAACAACTGCATCTTCACTCATCACAAATAGTACCAAAAGGATCATGTCAGTTCACTATTTAAAATCCTTAACCTGCCCTTGTCTGTTTGTTGTGGTCTTTCACatttagtgtttgtttattGAGACTCTATAGCAAGGGATGGTGCGACAGATCATCTTCCCACCACTGCCATCTGTTGGTGAAAACAGCAGATACAACTTACTTAACTTGTTGTTCATTAGCTCAACTAAATATCAAtacgtttgtttatttaatccatttttaaaatgaatcgaatcaataaaaaaaatctctttaaGTTCACTCGTATCTATTGTTCATAACAGAGACTGGAAGCCAGCAGAGATATTTCAACACAGGACAAATTCAGATACTCCGCCTCCTCAGGAATGACCCGCCCACTCGGACATCTTGAGTGAAACACATCAGCAGGAAGAGTTCAGCATCCTCTAAGTTCACACCCACCATGTTTAGTTTCATAGTCACCCGACACGCATGTGCACATACTTCACAACTGAACACAATCCAGTACAAATACATCTCAAACTCATTCAAAAGAATTGCAGAGGAGTCTGTAGACTCTGTATTGTGTTTATCCCTACATGCATTGCTGAGTTTAGTATTGTTTATGTTGTGTTCGTTTTACCACGACTAATATTTTAACTCTGTAACCTGtaatgtgcattgtccctgataaataaacaatgaacattcttTTTAAATTCTTGAATACATCCTGCCCTGtattttctcatgtgtgtgtttgagcatgtGTAAAAATAGGCATTAATGATCACCTTGGACAAACAAATGACGCGTGGAAAGTTGAGCGTGGTTGTGGTTTGGTTGCTGAAAGGTGTGATGCTAAACCCcatttacttcctgtcattCACACCAGTTTAGTCTTAGTAAGGGGGGTTATGAACAAAATGCAGTAGAAATAAAGTACAGTTTCATAGTGCAGAAGGCTAAAACCATAAAACAATACCTGGTGAGTGATTCAGTATTCAAATCATGCATTGCCAGTGATTGGTTTCAGTGCACCTGTccaggtttttattttctttgctggtTGTTGTTGAGGGACAGAGGAGTGCTACACACTTACTGATCCAACCCAGATCTGAGACGAAGATCTTACTCTACATGAGTTATTTATGCCACAAACACTCCCAAAAACAATGCATCTGTTTcagagacatatatatatatattcacacacacagatgcacatcaGAGTGAAACATGCAGCTCAaagaacacatgagacacgacTGATCTTTGGTAAATGTGTTCTCAGATGTACATGATGGGCCAGCAGGGCAGATGGAAACAGTATTCACACTCAAAGGTCACCTCTTTGCCTTTCATTTTCAGTATGATGCACAGTGAATGTAGCAGACCTGTACTTAAAATAAACCTACTTTTAAGGGGATTTAAAAATCCAAACGCAAATCTGCACCTGGGTGCACGAGCGCtaaagtttaaaaaaggcaGGCAAAATGTAAACGATCAGGTATTGTGGTTCAATAAAAATGTGATATCTGATGTGTCTTGTAGCGTTTCCCGTCTCACAAACCTCATCACGTATCCTGTTGATACCCAGAGGCTAGTCTGTTCCAAGTAAACCGCTTCAGTGGTCGGTCAAAGAAACCGTCTGTCAGTGCAGCTCTTGCATATGGCTTTGTTTGATGTTTTCAATATAAGTTGACTTTACTAATTGC
This region includes:
- the LOC117737196 gene encoding uncharacterized protein LOC117737196, whose translation is MISRLAALILLCTVYLIQTAEVPQQVPLTLAQLGGNVTLWCSVSEKEGKAFYWFKQPLGYMVQQVVVVILNKMTVSEQFKSRFTLKIDKAPYSLTIRNISKEDEATYFCFSGATYSSSFVSTFLAVKDRKQQRSFYVKQSPLTESVQPGDSVTLQCSLVSRNKEDRVQCPGEHSVHWFRSGSGESHPGFIHTHSDAQEERSCDFSLSKTMHNSSDTGTYYCAVATCGEILFGEGTQVDTRSELDPVVLVLGVLLACCLIVIVIFIFYRNQRKVCKNCKGAESASHHPGHDGSTVDRSNAPFLQDAEAKGVNYAALDFSTRKVKGGKRKKSESPQEYEYSAVRAYDHNQQHPCP